The Carassius auratus strain Wakin chromosome 30, ASM336829v1, whole genome shotgun sequence region TTCTAAGTTTTGGCACAGGGTCTTTATTTGTGTAGGGACCTCCCCCAACATGGTAGCAAAAGTCACACCCATAAAAACCATTGAACTGTTTAGTGTTCCTTAGAAGTGGGCGGGCGACTGAATCAGAACTACATATGAGAGCAAAAACCTTGGAAGTGTGCTCTATGTTCGCGGAATCTTTCCATTTAATTCCATCTTTCTGTAGAATTGACAGTTCATCTACGAATGGCTTCAAAAATGTGAGCATATAGGgctttttttccccaaaccaAAGACATGGAATGCAGATATTTGCCTTTCGTTCTCTAGGCTCAAGCTCTATTACTTGGCACTGTATGGGCCAGATCTGGTACTTGGAGCTCCTGAACAGTGGGATTCCATCACAGTTCCAAATTAAAGATATGTCATCTTCACCCATTGCACCAGATTCCTTAAGTTTTTGATACTCATCTCCACATTGGATGTCTGAAATTGTATCTGAATTCAACCAATCGTTTTGAATTTTTGGTTGTTTTTCCTCAAGCAATGTTTTGATCTGTGAGGCCAAACTAAGAACCAGGAAAAAGCATCCACTTTTAAGAGAGCTGTCTGAATCAGTTACTGTGTGACAAATGTCACACTGTAGCTCACCAGTATTTTTCCCTAAGTAGTTTTCACATGTTGGACAGTAGAAATGGGGTTCATAATTTCCATACTGACCATAAGCTTTTCGGAAAAGATATGTGGTCACTGGTACCATGCCTGGAAAATGCTCATTGAAAATTTTCAGTAGATGGTCCAGTGAAACAGCTGTAAGATTGTGCCTTAGTATAAAGGACATAAGCAACAGTAAACTTTGTCCTTTTGTCAGAGGTGCGCCGGGATACACAGGATCATCGCCATCTGTTAATGGGCCTGCCTGAGGACATAATCATAATAGTAATTATTGTAAAAAGTAACCTATAGCAAAAGAAACATGCTGTatagaaaacatacaaaaatagaaGCTACTAACCTTTTCGTTTGGCTCTTGCTGGTCAGGAGTTGGAAAAGACATGTTCTCTTCTGGTTGTGTCCAGGATATGTCCTGCCATACCTAAAAATAACATAGATAACTGATTTTACTTTGGTGGGGTTTTTTTGGTGTCACGGCCCTCCTCTGCATTGCAGGTGCGGTTCCTCTTGCAGGCAGAGGAGGGTCGATAGTGATTGGAGCCACCTGGGTTCAGGGTATTGAAGCTGCTACTAAccacgttctctctctctctctctctctctctctctgctcttccATCCTATTTCAATTGTTCCTTTatagttttacttattttttaaattcagttatgctcacagaaacatacacacacagacacagacacacacacacacacagagacacacacagacacatagagacacacacagacagacagattcacTCATCTATACACTTTACACATTACATTATGACATTCTCCCACCTCATTCCTTTATATGTTTAAAGTAAATAGTTTTggtttacaataaatataatcttTTTGGCCTATACTAGTTGTTTGTGTCCCATCATTTAAGCCGGCCTGTGAC contains the following coding sequences:
- the LOC113049967 gene encoding uncharacterized protein LOC113049967, whose amino-acid sequence is MMAHKRRYKEHVLDDLRQPSKATKYRRITESENYFKCRDRGSYKKYLNCPSSHKEKRRVSTELSQNAPHEGPLTESASSQTAGLQHEQDTQNNKSSEPDSEAAWRQSHLVQVMELPSTSDQDRPWTHISGDQPDIKMLTELQDISWTQPEENKSVPTADQHEPNKKVWQDISWTQPEENMSFPTPDQQEPNEKAGPLTDGDDPVYPGAPLTKGQSLLLLMSFILRHNLTAVSLDHLLKIFNEHFPGMVPVTTYLFRKAYGQYGNYEPHFYCPTCENYLGKNTGELQCDICHTVTDSDSSLKSGCFFLVLSLASQIKTLLEEKQPKIQNDWLNSDTISDIQCGDEYQKLKESGAPSTRSGPYSAK